Genomic segment of Burkholderia contaminans:
AGGTCGATCAGGTACGTCGGCAGCCGATGTCGATCTATCTGGTACTGCCGGCCGCCAAGATGGCGATCGCCGGGCTGCTCGCGAATCTGTTCTTCACGCAATGGATCGAGGAGAACTTGGAGGTTCTGCCGGAGGCCGACGCGAGCCTGCGTTACCAGTGCCTGGGGATTCTTGACGAGGCGACTTCGGTCGGCAAGATTGAAGTGCTGGATAAGGCCAATGCGTTCATCGCTGGTTACAACATCCGTCTGCTCACGATTCTGCAGTCGAAATCTCAGGGCGAGGACGCATACGGCAAGCTCGGGATGCGGACGCTGGTCACGAATCACGCGCTCAAAATCATCTATCCGCCTCGAGACACCGAGGACGCGAAGGAAGTATCGGAGACGCTCGGCTACTTCACCGAGAAGTCGAAGTCCTCGAGCCGACAGCGTGGCCGCAATACGTCAGTGGGCGAGAGCACGTCGGATCAACGGCGCGCGCTGATGATGGCGCAGGAGCTCGAGCAGGCGGACCAAGATGAGGAGTTCATTCTCGGCATGGGCCTGCCGATCCGATGCGAGAAGGCGACGTATTACGAGGACCCCCAATTCATCGACCGCCTGAAGTCCGTATGCCCGATGCTGGCCGCGCTTGGCGATCGCATGCCGACAGAAGAAGAGATGAAGGCTGCGCAGATGTCGGGGCAAATGCGTGCGGAGGGGATCGAAATCCTCGACATCGCAAAGATTCATGCCGAGCGCTCGGCAAAGGTCGCCGCGGCCGTGCGCGCGTCTCGTCAGGCGGGCGCTGCGCCGCTGACTGCGAAAGCCCTGCGCGCGCTCAACGACGAACAGCCTGCCTCGCCGATCGTGGCAAAGGTATTCGAAGCTGCGCTTGCTGATCTGTTCGATCTCGGCGAGACGGTCACGGACGAGCTGCGCGAGATGTTCGCGCCTCTGACGTCGGCGACGAACCCGAGCGATTGGCCGGTCGGTAGACCTGCGCCCACTCCTACGAACCCGCCCGCACCCAGCGCGGCGAACAACAGCACCCATATGACGACGGAGGCTCTGTACCACCATGGCTGATGAAAAGACGACGATCGACCGTGACGCGATCATTCGCGAGTTCGCGGCGGCAGCAAAGGAACGCGGGCTGGTGTTGGGCGGGCCGCCGGTCGCGGACGGCGAATTTCACCGCGTGCCGGTGGAAGGCGACGCACCCGGAAAGACGAGTGGATCATATCGGCTGACGCTTGATGGGCGCGTGAACGGAAGCATTCGAAACTTCAAGACGCGCCGCGGTGGGAACTGGCTTCCGCGTCAAGCTGCACCTGCTGCCGATCCGGCAAAGCCAGCGAGCCGCAAACGAACTGCACCGGCGCGCGGTGCCCCTGCCGCCGATGCGGAGATCGCGGCCACGGCCGGGATCGCCGACAAACCTGCAGGCGCAGCGCAGTACACGTTAAAGGACCTCGATGATCCGGAGCGGCGCAAAGCAATCGCTACGGATATCGCGGCGAGCTCGGGGAGACCGCACGAGGAGGTCGAGGCGAATTTGCGTGCTCTCGTCGAGAAAGACAATTCGCCCGAAGCGGCCGCACTCAACGCCGCGCGCGAGGCGTTCTGGCAGAAATGGAACAGGGGGGGGCAGGTGCCATCGACGGTTGCGACGGGCGCTGTACCGGTCGCAGGCGCTGCACCACTCGACGAACAGATCGGGCGGGCGTTTCGCGAGGCGCTGCAGTCGATCGCCGCGTCCACGAACCTGAAGGGTTCGGAGGTGACCACGACGCTTGCGCTCGATGCGAAAGTCGAAACGCTGCATCGTGATGCATGGAGACGAACGGGGAATGCGGCCGCCGGCGATCGCGCGGTCGGTGAAGCGATCCGTACCGGGAGCGGCTTCGTTGCGGAGGGGCTGCCTCCGTTGGCAGGCGCAGCCGTCGCGAAGATCCGTAAGCAATTTCAGCTGGAGCAACCACTGGAGGCAGAGGTTGGTGTATCGACCGCGCCCGCCGTGGAGCACGTCGGCCCGTCGAACGGGGCGACGCAGAACGTGACGAGTGGCGACACGGAAATCTCGCCTTCATCGACGGAGGCCGATCACCGTGCCGATATCGCGGCCGCGCAGGAAGCGGATGTGGCTGGTGGAAGCGATCCCGAGCCGCAAGCATCGTCGAACTGGATGGACAGCCAGATGGGATTCTGGCGCGCTGTCGCGGATCGCCGAGGCTTGACAGCCCGTATCGAGGGGGAATTTGCGCAGGGCAAGACCGCGAAAGAGGTGGAGCGTGCTCTCGATAGCGAACTGGCCTTTCTTGAGTCGGCGGCCGATCGATCGGAGCTCGTCTTGTATGTGCGCCAGTCGCTCGGCATTCCGTCACGGTTGTCGTCCGAAGGGCAAGAGGAATTCGAACACTGGAAGCAAGCGTACGACCGGCGCCAGGCCACAGGGGAGGAGCCGGAGATCGGCGGCGCAGTTGAGCTGCCGGCCGCCGACTTGCACAAGGGCCATGTCGAGCCGCAGGTCGGAGAGCCCGGGCAGATGCCAGCAGCATGGACGCAGCCGCGCGATATCGAATCCTATCCGTTCGCGGGTACCGTTGAACTGTTTGAGTCGCTGGATCTCGACAGTACGCTGCCGGTGCCGCTTTCGACGTCGCTCGACACGGTCGCGATGCGGATCCGGATGTCCGCTCGGATGAACAGTGACCTGCCGGACGGCGCCAGCGAGCAGATCGTGGACTGGCTGGAGTGGGTTAGCCAGAATCCGGACCCGGCGGTGCAGGATGCAGCCGCGCGCGTCGCGCAGGCGCTCGGGCGCTACGATGACCGCGACGCTGGGCGCGCAGAGAATCCATTCCAGAATCCCGTGTTGGCCGACGCGTATCACGTCGGCCGGACCCGCACGGTAGTCGAGCACGATCCGGCGATCGGCCCTGCGAACGCAGCGAGTGCCGAGCGATTCGCCCCGATGTTTCGGGCCCTGGGAGTCACGGTGGATGCTCAGCGTCCGTTCTCGGAGATGGTCGGTACCGTTGACGACGCGCTGCGCAATACGGTCGCCCGTGGCGTGAAGATTCCTGATCACGTTCGCGAGCAGACGATCGCGTGGGTAAAGTGGGCATCCGCGCATGCGGTGACCGACGCCATGCGGCAATCGGTTGAAAACGTGGCTCGCACACTCGGTCATTACGATGGGGCGCGAAAGATTGTCGATCAACCGTTCGTCAACACGACCGTCGCGGCCGCGCACGTGTCCGGCTGGACGCTCGGCAAGCAGGCGATCGAGCAGCCGGCGCGTGCGCCAAAGCAGACCGTGGGCGACACGCCGGTACATGGCAGCACGGTGAAGGTCGGCAAGCCTGCCAACGAGGGGGACGCCAAGCATCCGGCGAACGATGCGGTGCGTCCGAGCGGCGATCGGATTGCCGATGCCGCGCTGGCGCGGGTCGGACAATCGCGGGTTGCCGATAGCGCCGCGGTGCGCGAGCAGCTCTCGGCCGCCCAAGCGCGCCAGCAGACCGTCTCGACCGAGGCACAGCGCAAGGTCGAGCAGGTCAACGAGCAGTTGCAATCGAAGCCGGCGAAGGTAAAACCAACGGTGACGTCGACACCGGGTGAAACCGCGAAGCCGCAGACAGCGTCCAAACCCGACGCGACGCCGAACGTGATCGAAATCGGCGACGGCGTCGATCGTAAGCCAGTGCTGAAAGCGAGCGGCTACGACGTCCCGGCCGACATTGCGGCACGGTACGTGGTGAAAGACGGGAAATTCTGGAAACCGGACCTGAAAAATCCGGGCGCACCAGAGCAGACCAAGCCGCATTTCGAAGACAAGGGGCCCCGGCTCACGTCGCACGCGAACGACCGAGAGACGATCGCGGACATGATCTCCGTCGCCGTCGTGAAGAACTTTACGTCGATCGCGGTAACGGGCAGTGCGACGTTCCGGCGCAACGCGTGGCTCGAGGCCAGCCTTGCGGGGGTCGAAGTTACAAATTTCAAGCCGAGTGAAGCGGATCGCGCGTTGCTCGAGGCGGCCACGCGCGAGCGCGATCGGCAGCGGGAGGCCCTGACCATCCGCAAGGGCCAGTCGCCAGACGGGGGC
This window contains:
- a CDS encoding type IV secretory system conjugative DNA transfer family protein, giving the protein MKAATVFKLLGLIAGLLAFGALVVAGQYAGATLFAQIEQLPESVVSVWTLLDYWQAYGHVFKVRLALIAGTTVSVILPAVPLFVVVLALLVNRPKRELHGSARFARVHEIRKYGLLDEAEGRVKPGRRRYPSIIVGKYLGKYLTFAGQQFVMLAAPTRSKKGVAVVIPNLLTYPDSVVELDIKGEGFDITSKYRQQCGQQVFRWAPFDEGGYTHCWNPLEKIAKLAPHIRIGRLQMIAARLYHTPDARNKFFYDSAADLFLGVALYLMETTGNCTFGQVLREAVPVRPDVKLRDHLADMMNREVNGEPLSGDCLGALGRLMASPDETMLNITKTFTSGLMLFANPIVDAATSRCDFQVDQVRRQPMSIYLVLPAAKMAIAGLLANLFFTQWIEENLEVLPEADASLRYQCLGILDEATSVGKIEVLDKANAFIAGYNIRLLTILQSKSQGEDAYGKLGMRTLVTNHALKIIYPPRDTEDAKEVSETLGYFTEKSKSSSRQRGRNTSVGESTSDQRRALMMAQELEQADQDEEFILGMGLPIRCEKATYYEDPQFIDRLKSVCPMLAALGDRMPTEEEMKAAQMSGQMRAEGIEILDIAKIHAERSAKVAAAVRASRQAGAAPLTAKALRALNDEQPASPIVAKVFEAALADLFDLGETVTDELREMFAPLTSATNPSDWPVGRPAPTPTNPPAPSAANNSTHMTTEALYHHG
- a CDS encoding LPD7 domain-containing protein, giving the protein MADEKTTIDRDAIIREFAAAAKERGLVLGGPPVADGEFHRVPVEGDAPGKTSGSYRLTLDGRVNGSIRNFKTRRGGNWLPRQAAPAADPAKPASRKRTAPARGAPAADAEIAATAGIADKPAGAAQYTLKDLDDPERRKAIATDIAASSGRPHEEVEANLRALVEKDNSPEAAALNAAREAFWQKWNRGGQVPSTVATGAVPVAGAAPLDEQIGRAFREALQSIAASTNLKGSEVTTTLALDAKVETLHRDAWRRTGNAAAGDRAVGEAIRTGSGFVAEGLPPLAGAAVAKIRKQFQLEQPLEAEVGVSTAPAVEHVGPSNGATQNVTSGDTEISPSSTEADHRADIAAAQEADVAGGSDPEPQASSNWMDSQMGFWRAVADRRGLTARIEGEFAQGKTAKEVERALDSELAFLESAADRSELVLYVRQSLGIPSRLSSEGQEEFEHWKQAYDRRQATGEEPEIGGAVELPAADLHKGHVEPQVGEPGQMPAAWTQPRDIESYPFAGTVELFESLDLDSTLPVPLSTSLDTVAMRIRMSARMNSDLPDGASEQIVDWLEWVSQNPDPAVQDAAARVAQALGRYDDRDAGRAENPFQNPVLADAYHVGRTRTVVEHDPAIGPANAASAERFAPMFRALGVTVDAQRPFSEMVGTVDDALRNTVARGVKIPDHVREQTIAWVKWASAHAVTDAMRQSVENVARTLGHYDGARKIVDQPFVNTTVAAAHVSGWTLGKQAIEQPARAPKQTVGDTPVHGSTVKVGKPANEGDAKHPANDAVRPSGDRIADAALARVGQSRVADSAAVREQLSAAQARQQTVSTEAQRKVEQVNEQLQSKPAKVKPTVTSTPGETAKPQTASKPDATPNVIEIGDGVDRKPVLKASGYDVPADIAARYVVKDGKFWKPDLKNPGAPEQTKPHFEDKGPRLTSHANDRETIADMISVAVVKNFTSIAVTGSATFRRNAWLEASLAGVEVTNFKPSEADRALLEAATRERDRQREALTIRKGQSPDGGGEPAVAKPTAAADSSAPAPTTQPPSPAAKTDPQPATQPSTTATVAATPSAESTPAAVQAPPQTVAELRGLAEKALASYPARTRAEVMNRFNARMQSAIEIQQRVERGELTPQQALEAIDARFKTQKAEWTAPAPTPAPATPAPSPKMGV